A genomic stretch from Juglans microcarpa x Juglans regia isolate MS1-56 chromosome 3S, Jm3101_v1.0, whole genome shotgun sequence includes:
- the LOC121257468 gene encoding expansin-A20-like, whose amino-acid sequence MGALQATVFFLILLKARDVTAAEDDEWKTATATYSKETDGSIFTEGACGYGDLHKTSYGKHSAGLSTILFNRGSSCGACYELRCVDHILWCLQGSPSVILTATDFCPPNYGLSADYGGWCNFPKQHFEMSEAAFAEIAERKADKVPVQYRRVKCERRGGLRFSLSGNSRFFQVLVTNVGLDGEVVAVKVKGSRTGWIPMGRNWGQNWQCNINLKGQPISFEVTASSGRTLASYAVAPANWQFGQTFEGKQFK is encoded by the exons ATGGGTGCTCTTCAAGCCACAGTTTTCTTCTTGATTCTATTGAAAGCACGCGACGTTACTGCAGCCGAGGATGATGAATGGAAGACTGCTACTGCAACATACTCCAAAGAAACAGACGGGTCGATCTTTACGG AAGGAGCTTGTGGTTATGGAGACCTCCACAAGACGAGTTATGGGAAGCACAGTGCTGGCCTGAGTACCATATTGTTCAACAGGGGGAGTTCTTGTGGGGCTTGCTATGAGCTGAGATGTGTTGACCACATATTGTGGTGCTTGCAGGGAAGCCCATCTGTTATTCTCACTGCTACAGATTTCTGCCCTCCCAATTACGGGCTCTCAGCCGATTATGGTGGCTGGTGCAATTTCCCCAAACAACACTTTGAAATGTCGGAGGCTGCATTTGCTGAAATTGCAGAGAGAAAAGCTGATAAAGTTCCAGTGCAGTACAGGAG GGTGAAGTGTGAAAGAAGGGGTGGGCTGAGATTCAGTCTCAGTGGAAATTCACGCTTCTTTCAAGTTCTTGTCACCAATGTAGGTTTGGATGGTGAAGTTGTTGCTGTGAAAGTGAAGGGATCAAGAACGGGATGGATACCTATGGGAAGAAATTGGGGACAAAACTGGCAATGCAATATCAATCTCAAAGGACAGCCTATATCTTTTGAGGTGACCGCCAGCAGCGGAAGAACACTCGCATCCTATGCTGTTGCTCCAGCAAATTGGCAGTTCGGACAGACATTTGAAGGGAAACAATTCAAGTAG